The following coding sequences are from one Halobacteriovorax sp. JY17 window:
- a CDS encoding hybrid sensor histidine kinase/response regulator, with protein MKNIRIISSLIIILFVGCAVYLTLSSLNSTISSSDKKNIILIPNYALKIEKSLTEKSCRLNCFEKLNHSKEWENIEKNSTTTSSENIYKVTIQLSSELNFLTGPLALMLAYYDFEEIDIWTKGGRRGSYQGGASVKDFIKIPIDLKDYSNELSLILITKSTSRNLLFFNSLVFLGGTSSLTNVLFHTEREKVTTPLLYIMLSITFIVIFLLFQFLSKKEDLYWKQVVLALLSSVSIFLTSYLPLSFIDQNNIFYYFIILRTVWSLTFIYIFLDIAKLKSSIFKISTIFFHLLLLCVVTYFQLKTTPENETFRLSFSTLVILPVLVSLISVLVKIKNSRKQKKKGVYLSYLSGILSLLLLSGITLISTSDLSMIYYFDFFVLLLLSFNSILEFRLNEKTIEKQREQLISLAQDSAISFTAKAMAHDLRKPLSQISSILENILIYKEDPKLLTDVSHQMNRNIAHSERLLSSLLDFSKEGSIEMSLCSPRELINESILILRDELDSRNITLNLNFLHRSKVLCNSSKIERVITNIIQNAVEISTTDKVIIETTQLEEDILFKITNTGSFIEEDDRKKVFENFYSKGKSNGTGLGLASCKKNLELHNKNIWVESDRAKNETTFFFQLEAGKDLDTEKERKDFPTDNTTKEIIVLSCNDDLLTNINLETTFTRVIEQSFQGISLTFQSFATGEELLERVNSYPSALLLCDYDLHERGGILNGLEVIEVIEREYKGIEAYLMTGWDFSEKLDVKYLSSRFLREDCVDLIRSHLSFLDQRTR; from the coding sequence ATGAAAAATATTCGAATAATATCTTCACTAATTATAATTCTATTTGTTGGATGTGCTGTTTATCTAACTCTCTCAAGTCTTAATTCAACAATATCTTCTAGCGACAAGAAGAATATAATACTCATTCCCAACTACGCTCTAAAAATTGAAAAAAGCCTTACAGAGAAATCCTGTCGCTTAAACTGCTTTGAAAAATTAAATCATTCAAAAGAGTGGGAAAATATAGAAAAGAACTCCACTACGACATCATCAGAAAATATCTACAAAGTAACAATCCAACTCTCTTCAGAGCTAAATTTCTTAACTGGGCCTCTCGCTCTAATGCTTGCTTACTACGACTTTGAAGAAATCGACATTTGGACGAAGGGTGGAAGAAGAGGAAGTTACCAAGGTGGCGCCTCTGTAAAAGATTTTATTAAAATACCAATTGATTTAAAAGACTACTCAAATGAATTAAGTCTTATTCTTATTACAAAAAGTACTTCTAGAAATCTCTTATTTTTTAATTCTCTCGTCTTTCTCGGAGGAACAAGCTCTCTAACCAATGTCTTATTTCATACAGAGAGAGAGAAGGTTACAACACCTCTACTCTATATAATGTTAAGTATTACATTTATTGTCATCTTCCTTCTTTTTCAATTTCTCTCAAAGAAAGAAGATCTCTACTGGAAGCAAGTGGTACTAGCTCTTCTCTCAAGCGTAAGTATTTTTCTAACGAGTTATCTTCCTCTATCATTCATTGATCAAAATAATATATTTTATTACTTTATTATCTTAAGAACTGTATGGTCATTGACTTTCATCTATATTTTTCTAGATATTGCAAAACTCAAGAGCTCCATTTTTAAAATTTCAACTATCTTCTTTCACCTACTTCTTCTTTGTGTAGTTACTTACTTTCAGCTTAAAACGACCCCGGAGAATGAAACATTTAGACTCTCCTTCTCTACTCTTGTTATTCTACCAGTACTCGTCTCACTCATTTCAGTACTGGTCAAAATAAAAAATTCAAGAAAGCAAAAGAAGAAAGGAGTTTACCTAAGTTATCTTTCGGGAATACTTAGCTTGTTACTTTTATCAGGTATTACTCTCATTTCTACGTCTGATCTTTCAATGATCTACTACTTTGATTTCTTCGTTCTGCTTCTATTATCTTTTAATAGTATTTTAGAGTTTAGATTAAATGAGAAAACTATTGAGAAACAAAGAGAGCAGCTCATCTCACTTGCTCAAGACTCTGCTATTAGTTTTACCGCCAAGGCCATGGCCCATGACCTAAGAAAGCCTCTATCTCAAATATCGTCTATTTTAGAAAATATTCTTATTTATAAAGAAGACCCTAAACTACTCACTGATGTAAGTCATCAAATGAATCGCAATATTGCTCACTCCGAAAGGCTTCTCTCTAGTCTACTCGACTTTTCCAAGGAAGGTAGTATTGAAATGAGTTTGTGTTCTCCAAGAGAATTAATAAATGAATCAATTCTTATTTTAAGAGATGAATTAGACAGTAGAAATATAACTTTAAATCTCAATTTTCTACATAGAAGCAAAGTTCTCTGTAACTCTTCAAAGATAGAGAGAGTTATCACTAATATTATACAAAATGCAGTTGAAATTAGTACCACGGATAAAGTAATAATTGAAACCACTCAACTTGAAGAAGATATTCTCTTTAAGATTACAAATACGGGCTCATTTATAGAAGAAGATGATCGCAAGAAAGTCTTTGAGAATTTCTATTCAAAAGGAAAGTCAAATGGTACAGGTCTAGGCCTTGCGAGCTGTAAGAAGAACTTAGAGCTTCACAACAAGAATATTTGGGTAGAATCGGATCGAGCAAAAAATGAAACGACATTCTTCTTTCAATTAGAGGCAGGAAAAGACCTCGATACTGAGAAAGAAAGAAAAGATTTCCCTACAGATAATACAACGAAGGAAATCATAGTTCTCTCGTGTAATGATGATCTTCTTACGAATATCAATTTAGAAACAACTTTTACAAGAGTCATAGAACAGTCCTTTCAAGGAATTAGTCTAACCTTTCAAAGCTTTGCAACTGGAGAAGAACTACTTGAAAGAGTCAACTCTTATCCCTCTGCACTACTTCTTTGCGACTACGATCTTCATGAACGAGGAGGAATACTAAATGGGCTTGAGGTTATAGAAGTAATAGAAAGAGAATATAAAGGTATTGAAGCTTACCTTATGACAGGGTGGGATTTTTCCGAGAAACTAGATGTGAAATATCTCTCGTCAAGATTTCTAAGAGAAGATTGTGTTGATCTTATAAGATCTCACCTTTCTTTTTTAGATCAAAGAACTCGTTAA
- a CDS encoding class I SAM-dependent methyltransferase yields MSEIKNKLLKNLKHKRKWAKRNNFDCFRLYDKEIPQYPYLIDLYRDKVLVYDRRIDKIDSDKTENYDQMICALCEIFEIKSDDIILKKRIIQTKEQRYEKLDSTRNRFLVNEGSAKSLVNLHDYLDTGLFLDHRPMRLKMSSLAVEKKLLNLFSYTSMVSVHAALVGAKTVNVDMSNTYLAWSKENFLANEIQLSDHEFIRADVFSYLKEYQGERFDLIFLDPPTFSNSKKMENTLDIQRDQVELVKGCMNILSENGLLIFSNNKRGFKIDPELEENFQIKDISPQSIPEDFKDSKIHVCFEIRKKITP; encoded by the coding sequence ATGAGCGAAATAAAGAATAAATTACTCAAGAATTTAAAACACAAGAGAAAGTGGGCCAAGAGAAATAATTTTGACTGCTTCAGACTCTATGACAAGGAAATTCCACAATATCCCTATCTCATTGATCTCTACAGAGATAAAGTTCTCGTCTATGATAGAAGAATAGATAAAATAGATTCTGACAAGACCGAGAATTATGATCAGATGATCTGCGCGCTTTGTGAAATTTTTGAAATTAAATCAGATGATATTATTTTAAAAAAGAGAATTATTCAAACCAAAGAGCAGCGCTATGAGAAATTAGACTCTACTAGAAATAGATTTCTAGTCAATGAAGGAAGTGCTAAATCACTGGTGAATCTCCATGACTACCTTGATACAGGTCTGTTCCTAGACCATAGGCCAATGCGCTTAAAAATGTCTTCTCTAGCTGTGGAGAAGAAGCTCTTAAATCTATTCTCTTACACAAGTATGGTTTCCGTGCATGCAGCATTAGTTGGAGCAAAGACAGTAAATGTAGATATGTCCAACACCTATCTTGCTTGGAGTAAGGAAAATTTCTTGGCCAATGAAATACAATTGAGTGACCACGAGTTTATTCGCGCCGACGTCTTTAGTTACTTGAAAGAATACCAAGGAGAGAGATTTGATCTCATCTTCTTAGATCCTCCTACTTTTAGTAATTCAAAGAAAATGGAAAACACACTAGATATTCAACGTGATCAAGTAGAACTCGTAAAAGGTTGTATGAATATTTTAAGTGAAAATGGCCTTCTTATTTTTTCAAATAATAAGAGAGGCTTTAAAATCGATCCAGAGCTTGAAGAGAATTTTCAAATTAAAGATATCTCCCCTCAAAGTATCCCCGAAGATTTTAAAGATAGTAAAATACACGTTTGCTTTGAAATTCGAAAAAAGATTACCCCATAA
- a CDS encoding AIR carboxylase family protein: MKNVLVLFTSESDSYIYADIILQLEKSFSVTFEVISWSREFKRLEERIEREDFDFVLAGGGLAAYLPGLCASLTLKPVFGVPVSTNFGGLDAFLSILQMPFGNPVGALVPNGVDSVAKLLSFVEKNKVREITIVYGADVENHEFFNVEFNRLSLYANDLGYILNKSHVIDEERVNIVFVHNEYKHSVTSNALYIPLLTDGDRNGPTSSLKVLDLAAQGGVWFGVNNSRNALAFLDKFMG; encoded by the coding sequence ATGAAGAATGTATTAGTTCTATTTACTAGTGAAAGTGATAGCTATATTTATGCCGATATCATTCTTCAACTTGAAAAAAGTTTTAGCGTCACTTTTGAAGTCATATCGTGGAGCAGAGAGTTTAAAAGACTTGAGGAACGCATTGAAAGAGAAGACTTCGATTTTGTCTTAGCCGGAGGAGGTCTTGCTGCTTATCTTCCTGGTCTTTGTGCTTCACTGACTTTAAAACCTGTGTTTGGAGTCCCCGTTAGTACTAACTTTGGAGGACTAGATGCTTTTCTTTCTATACTCCAGATGCCTTTTGGCAATCCTGTTGGGGCATTAGTGCCTAATGGTGTTGACTCAGTTGCGAAATTGCTTTCTTTTGTCGAGAAGAATAAGGTCAGAGAAATTACGATTGTCTATGGCGCTGATGTGGAAAATCATGAATTCTTCAATGTTGAATTTAACAGACTTTCTCTCTACGCAAATGATTTAGGTTATATTCTGAATAAGTCACATGTGATAGATGAAGAAAGAGTGAATATTGTCTTTGTTCACAATGAATACAAGCATAGTGTTACTAGTAATGCTCTCTACATTCCGTTGTTGACGGATGGAGATCGAAATGGCCCGACAAGCAGTTTGAAAGTCTTAGACTTAGCTGCACAGGGAGGCGTGTGGTTTGGTGTGAATAATTCTAGAAATGCCTTAGCATTTCTAGATAAGTTTATGGGGTAA
- a CDS encoding spore coat protein U domain-containing protein translates to MKIVLLLLILFSFNSFAENCYVYVTSPVVNFTQSTSDQSVALDLDLVKFSNSNRCRSYYLGFSKGSAGSYDRKLYNGGYSVNYNIYEKENTSKELWSAYENSSSRKVKVDMDSWYKRVTVYVKLPAPTSTLQTGLYTDSTQIQILPRSSGSTGGGFSQLTTNLNIQSDINLSLVGRGGQYDENQTSHTLNFGTMTTGKMRSFDLIVKANTGYRISVSSEYDGSLAHNEKSNYKVGYTFGVNGSGMSLVGSKSSPKQIYSSNTPSQNGRVIEIDVSLLNTEQKLSGPYSDYIYFTAISN, encoded by the coding sequence ATGAAAATAGTTTTACTTCTTTTAATTTTATTCTCTTTTAACTCCTTTGCTGAAAATTGCTATGTCTATGTAACGTCTCCTGTCGTTAATTTTACGCAGTCAACATCGGATCAAAGTGTTGCACTTGATCTAGATCTCGTTAAATTTTCAAATTCAAATAGATGTAGGAGTTATTACTTGGGCTTTTCAAAGGGAAGTGCTGGCTCCTATGATAGAAAACTTTATAATGGTGGATACTCAGTTAATTACAATATTTACGAAAAAGAAAATACAAGTAAAGAACTTTGGAGTGCTTACGAAAATAGTAGCAGTAGAAAAGTTAAAGTTGACATGGACTCTTGGTATAAGAGAGTGACTGTCTATGTAAAGTTACCGGCCCCTACTTCAACGTTGCAGACAGGTCTCTATACGGATTCAACTCAAATCCAGATACTTCCTAGAAGTAGTGGAAGTACAGGAGGAGGCTTTAGCCAACTTACTACAAATTTAAATATTCAATCTGACATTAACCTCTCTCTTGTTGGAAGAGGGGGGCAGTATGATGAGAATCAAACATCACACACTTTAAACTTTGGAACAATGACTACTGGAAAGATGAGGAGCTTTGATTTAATTGTGAAAGCAAATACGGGCTATAGAATAAGTGTTTCTAGTGAGTATGATGGAAGCCTTGCTCATAATGAAAAATCAAATTACAAAGTAGGATATACTTTTGGTGTGAACGGTTCTGGCATGAGTTTAGTAGGATCTAAGAGTTCTCCTAAGCAAATATATTCCTCAAACACTCCTAGTCAAAATGGTAGAGTTATTGAGATAGATGTATCTCTTTTAAATACTGAGCAGAAGCTATCAGGGCCTTATTCTGACTATATTTACTTTACAGCAATTAGTAATTAA